The following proteins are encoded in a genomic region of Gimesia algae:
- a CDS encoding ATP-dependent helicase, whose amino-acid sequence MSEIPPQLEDLFKQLNPEQQAAACHDSGPLLIIAGAGTGKTTTLSHRVAYLISQGIDPSRILLLTFSRRAANEMVRRVDALLRAMGAGRENSASARSRSIWGGTFHSTAARLLRRYGQAIGLPDDFTIIDRSDAEDLMSALRSELDLGNNGKKFPRKGTLLEIYSRCVNTCSKLDPILERHYPWCLEHTDELKKLFQAFVDRKEKQNILDYDDLLLFWHALAADPAGGKLLRGQFEAVLVDEYQDTNILQSGILKNLCPDGKGLTVVGDDAQSIYSFRAATVRNILDFPQEYEGTTLVTLEENYRSTQPILQATNQIIDEAHERHEKNLWSSKISGEAPCLVDCSDNNEQADFVVQQVLEHREAGIPLNQQAVLFRASHHSLSLEVELARRNIAYHKYGGLKFIETAHVKDLMAYLRLAENPRDAVSGLRVLTLLPGIGQKKAQQLINLLAESQFRFDAWSEFKPPAATVEHWPLFVRLMKNLSSPQSEKRGISAEVHQVRTFYSPLLDQQYDNATSRQRDLEQLEQVASRFSSRMSFLEEITLDPPSSTQDVSAASGADDDDFLVLSTIHSSKGLEWDAVYVLQAADGSIPSEMSLESEDEIDEERRLFYVALTRAKNWLYVCFPHRQYFQNRRWNQAHSYAQLTRFVSPKTIPLFQRRPAFSADALDTPQEAEIETTAEDIRKNIRNMWSA is encoded by the coding sequence ATGTCAGAAATCCCCCCACAACTGGAAGACCTTTTCAAACAGCTTAATCCGGAGCAGCAGGCGGCGGCCTGTCACGATTCGGGTCCCCTGTTGATTATCGCCGGTGCGGGGACGGGCAAAACAACCACGCTTTCGCATCGAGTCGCATACCTGATTTCCCAAGGCATCGACCCCAGCCGAATTCTGCTGCTCACCTTTTCCCGTCGCGCCGCGAATGAGATGGTGCGGCGCGTCGATGCGCTGCTGCGTGCAATGGGCGCGGGTCGCGAGAATTCCGCCTCTGCCCGTTCGCGGAGCATCTGGGGAGGAACGTTTCACTCAACGGCGGCACGACTGCTGCGACGTTACGGTCAGGCCATTGGTCTGCCCGATGATTTCACGATCATTGACCGCAGTGATGCCGAAGATTTAATGAGCGCCCTCCGCAGCGAACTCGACCTGGGCAATAACGGCAAAAAGTTTCCCCGCAAAGGGACACTATTGGAAATTTACAGTCGCTGTGTGAATACCTGCTCCAAACTGGACCCAATTCTCGAACGGCATTATCCCTGGTGTCTGGAACATACCGATGAATTGAAGAAGCTGTTTCAGGCGTTTGTAGACCGCAAAGAGAAACAGAATATCCTCGACTACGACGACCTGCTGCTGTTCTGGCATGCGCTCGCCGCTGATCCCGCGGGAGGCAAACTGCTGCGAGGCCAGTTCGAAGCCGTGCTCGTGGACGAATATCAGGACACGAACATTCTGCAGTCGGGCATTCTGAAAAACCTCTGTCCGGACGGTAAGGGACTGACGGTCGTCGGCGACGATGCACAGTCGATCTATTCCTTCCGGGCCGCGACCGTGCGGAACATTCTGGATTTCCCGCAGGAATACGAGGGAACAACGCTCGTCACGCTGGAAGAAAACTATCGCAGCACACAACCCATCCTGCAGGCGACGAATCAGATTATTGACGAAGCCCACGAACGCCACGAGAAAAACCTGTGGTCGTCCAAAATCAGCGGCGAAGCGCCCTGTCTGGTCGACTGCAGTGACAACAACGAACAGGCCGACTTCGTCGTGCAGCAGGTACTCGAACACCGGGAAGCCGGGATTCCCCTGAATCAACAGGCGGTGCTGTTCCGGGCTTCACACCACAGTCTTTCGCTGGAAGTGGAACTGGCGCGTCGGAATATCGCCTATCACAAATATGGCGGCTTGAAGTTTATTGAAACGGCACACGTCAAAGACCTGATGGCGTATCTGCGACTGGCGGAAAATCCCCGCGATGCGGTCTCGGGGCTACGAGTACTGACGTTACTGCCGGGCATTGGCCAGAAAAAGGCACAACAGTTGATCAATCTGCTGGCGGAATCTCAGTTCCGCTTTGATGCCTGGTCGGAATTCAAACCGCCGGCGGCGACCGTTGAGCATTGGCCTCTGTTCGTGCGACTAATGAAAAACCTGAGTTCCCCGCAATCAGAAAAGCGGGGCATCTCGGCAGAAGTCCATCAGGTGCGCACGTTTTATAGCCCCCTGCTCGACCAGCAGTACGACAACGCCACATCGCGTCAGCGGGATCTGGAACAGCTGGAACAGGTTGCCAGCCGCTTCAGCAGCCGCATGAGCTTCCTGGAAGAGATTACCCTTGACCCACCCAGTTCCACGCAGGATGTCTCAGCAGCCAGCGGCGCGGATGACGATGATTTCCTGGTATTGAGTACAATTCACTCATCCAAAGGTCTGGAGTGGGATGCGGTCTATGTGCTGCAGGCCGCCGACGGCAGTATTCCGTCAGAGATGTCGCTGGAAAGCGAAGACGAAATCGATGAAGAACGACGCCTGTTTTATGTCGCGTTGACACGGGCGAAAAACTGGCTGTATGTCTGTTTTCCCCACCGACAGTATTTCCAGAACCGCCGCTGGAACCAGGCACACAGTTATGCCCAGTTGACGCGGTTTGTTTCTCCAAAGACGATCCCTCTGTTCCAGCGACGCCCGGCGTTCAGCGCCGATGCTTTGGATACGCCTCAGGAAGCGGAAATCGAAACGACGGCGGAAGACATTCGCAAGAATATCCGCAACATGTGGTCCGCCTGA
- a CDS encoding THUMP domain-containing class I SAM-dependent RNA methyltransferase produces the protein MSEPLTLVATSAFGLEAVVSRELKQLGYEEQTIENGRITFQGDLAAICHCNLWLRSADRVLLSLGEFTALDFDDLFDEIRDIEWERWLPPSARFPVRATAVRSKINSPKNCQKLVKKAIAERLKDHYIKDWFPEDGPLYSVSLSILKDKASVCIDTTGPGLHKRGYRKLAAGAQIKETLAAGLVQLSYWNRERPFVDPCCGTGTIPIEAALIGTNTAPGINREFAAEGWQQLPPEMWEAAREEARSLARTDIDYRLQGYDIDPAMISMARYHAQQAGMEEFIHFQDQPLAEFSTPRKYGCIITNPPYGERLGDKADAEVIYREMKRVFAPLEMWSIYVITSHPGFERIYEQKARRRKLYNGRIECIYYQFPGPPPPRKKSPWEQAAGKQSESTENSDDADETRDEETASEPNVTPSEAVSENPAPTESTESASAEDSATREETNDRQE, from the coding sequence ATGTCCGAGCCGCTCACCCTCGTTGCCACTTCTGCTTTTGGTCTGGAAGCCGTGGTTTCGCGCGAATTGAAACAACTGGGGTACGAAGAGCAGACCATTGAAAACGGCCGCATTACCTTTCAAGGCGATCTCGCCGCGATCTGCCACTGCAATCTCTGGCTCCGCAGTGCTGACCGGGTGCTACTCAGTCTAGGCGAATTCACGGCGCTCGACTTTGATGACCTGTTCGACGAAATTCGCGACATCGAATGGGAACGCTGGCTGCCCCCCTCGGCCCGGTTTCCTGTCAGGGCCACAGCCGTCCGTTCCAAAATCAACAGTCCCAAGAACTGCCAGAAGCTAGTCAAGAAAGCAATTGCCGAACGTCTCAAAGATCACTACATCAAAGACTGGTTTCCTGAAGATGGTCCGCTGTACTCGGTTAGTCTCTCCATTCTGAAAGACAAGGCGTCCGTCTGCATCGACACTACCGGACCGGGTCTGCATAAACGCGGTTATCGCAAGCTGGCTGCCGGCGCGCAGATTAAAGAAACATTAGCGGCAGGTCTGGTCCAGCTCAGCTACTGGAATCGTGAACGGCCGTTTGTCGACCCCTGTTGCGGTACAGGTACGATTCCCATCGAAGCAGCCTTGATCGGTACCAACACGGCGCCCGGCATCAATCGCGAGTTCGCTGCAGAAGGCTGGCAGCAGCTGCCGCCCGAGATGTGGGAGGCGGCCCGCGAGGAAGCCCGGTCGCTCGCGCGAACGGACATCGACTATCGACTGCAGGGATACGATATTGACCCTGCCATGATCAGCATGGCCCGCTACCATGCGCAGCAGGCCGGCATGGAAGAGTTCATTCATTTCCAGGATCAGCCCCTTGCGGAATTCAGCACGCCCCGCAAGTATGGCTGTATCATTACCAACCCTCCCTATGGTGAACGGCTGGGCGATAAAGCAGATGCCGAAGTCATTTACCGCGAAATGAAACGCGTATTCGCGCCACTGGAGATGTGGTCGATTTATGTAATTACCTCACACCCGGGCTTCGAACGCATTTACGAACAGAAAGCCCGCCGCCGCAAACTGTATAACGGTCGGATTGAATGCATCTACTATCAGTTTCCCGGCCCTCCGCCGCCACGCAAAAAATCACCCTGGGAACAAGCGGCTGGTAAACAATCAGAATCAACAGAAAATTCAGATGACGCTGATGAAACGCGGGACGAGGAAACCGCCTCCGAGCCGAACGTCACTCCCTCTGAAGCAGTCAGCGAAAATCCGGCTCCTACAGAATCGACTGAGTCAGCCTCAGCTGAGGATTCTGCGACGCGCGAAGAAACAAACGACAGGCAAGAATAA
- a CDS encoding sugar phosphate isomerase/epimerase family protein has product MRNTPSPYNRLPRRDFLKQTAAQVLTGTAVAGILQAQHELLAGEDAKAKSKPAAGYQLGAFTKSFQDMPIPEVCKAFKSIGLDGLDLTVRPKGHILPENAEKELPQACAAAKDAGVKILFLTTMIDEPDKNAERILATAQEQGIDRVKIGYYRYQTFGTLAQQLKETTKKIGKVAKLCQKYEILPCVHVHSNAFLPSHGTQLYQLIQDYSPQEVGAYVDMLHMVKEGSGDGWRQGLDLLAPWIALCAVKNFSWERGDGRDKHGHQKWEVKTVPVADGISPIPDYVAALRKLGYEGTFSLHSEYKGRHSWKELSTQECLDQTAVDAKYFRSLWS; this is encoded by the coding sequence ATGCGGAATACTCCCTCCCCCTATAATCGGCTTCCCCGCCGTGATTTTCTGAAACAAACCGCCGCGCAGGTATTAACGGGTACAGCAGTCGCCGGCATACTGCAGGCTCAACACGAGCTGCTCGCAGGTGAAGATGCAAAGGCGAAATCAAAACCGGCAGCCGGTTATCAGCTGGGTGCTTTCACCAAGAGCTTCCAGGACATGCCCATCCCCGAGGTCTGTAAAGCCTTCAAGTCGATCGGTCTGGACGGACTCGATCTGACCGTGCGGCCCAAAGGACACATCCTGCCCGAAAACGCGGAGAAAGAACTGCCGCAGGCCTGTGCGGCGGCGAAAGACGCGGGCGTGAAAATCCTGTTTCTGACGACCATGATCGACGAGCCCGATAAAAACGCCGAACGCATTCTGGCGACCGCGCAGGAACAGGGGATCGATCGTGTCAAGATCGGCTACTACCGCTATCAGACCTTTGGCACACTGGCGCAGCAGTTGAAAGAGACCACAAAAAAGATCGGCAAGGTTGCGAAGCTGTGTCAGAAATATGAAATCCTGCCCTGCGTGCATGTGCACTCAAATGCGTTTCTGCCTTCGCATGGCACACAACTTTATCAGTTGATTCAGGATTATTCGCCTCAGGAAGTGGGGGCATATGTGGATATGCTGCACATGGTCAAAGAGGGGAGTGGCGACGGCTGGCGGCAGGGACTTGATCTGCTGGCCCCCTGGATCGCGCTGTGTGCGGTCAAGAATTTCTCCTGGGAACGGGGCGACGGTCGCGACAAGCATGGTCATCAGAAATGGGAAGTCAAAACGGTTCCTGTCGCTGATGGAATTTCTCCCATTCCCGACTATGTCGCCGCACTGCGGAAGCTGGGTTATGAAGGGACCTTCTCCTTGCACAGTGAATACAAAGGGCGTCACAGCTGGAAAGAACTGTCAACCCAGGAATGCCTGGATCAGACGGCCGTCGATGCGAAGTATTTCCGCTCGCTGTGGTCGTAA
- a CDS encoding vWA domain-containing protein encodes MDASMQKSREEFEYWLASMDDFLEMFMSEFPEEEQCLLDYSPESLEVVEKWILSNYEDTRAALKISEIQRVNNAACYVGEVFRKSHGGKWSIRLDDPKFAFYALPVLTDGKKTECPLSLVTASTNRRTGTYLRMVLENY; translated from the coding sequence GTGGATGCATCGATGCAGAAATCCAGAGAAGAATTTGAATACTGGCTTGCTTCAATGGATGACTTTCTCGAAATGTTCATGTCTGAATTTCCAGAAGAAGAACAATGTCTTCTGGATTATTCTCCTGAATCGTTGGAGGTAGTTGAAAAATGGATCCTCTCAAATTATGAGGACACCAGGGCAGCACTTAAAATATCCGAAATTCAGCGTGTGAATAATGCTGCCTGTTATGTTGGTGAAGTTTTTCGAAAGTCTCATGGTGGTAAGTGGAGCATCCGTTTGGATGATCCGAAATTTGCTTTTTATGCACTTCCCGTATTAACCGATGGAAAGAAAACGGAATGTCCGTTATCTCTGGTGACGGCTTCAACAAATCGCAGGACGGGAACATATTTAAGAATGGTACTTGAAAATTATTGA
- a CDS encoding arylsulfatase — MVRIIFAALVVCLATFTAQAADKPNIILIMVDDMGFSDIGCYGGEIETPNIDALAAGGVRFSQFYNSGRCCPTRATLMTGLHPHQTGIGWMTNPPGDTRGYSKPPAYQGYLNHNCVTLAEVLNPAGYATLMTGKWHLGFNAKERWPLQRGFEKFFGCVSGATRFFHPVAPRGMTFGIEDIETPPSTTDRRFYTTDAYTDYAIRFLSEHQQAKETQNKPFFLYLAYTAPHWPLQAHEEEIRKYRGKYKIGWDELRQQRLAKQKALGLLPAGTKLSPRDTAVPAWETLSEKKQDEMDLKMAIYAAMVDRVDQNIGKLVSSLKSSGQYENTLILFLSDNGGCAEGGVLGRGEFYDVEIRNLDHSNSYGKAWANASNTPFRLYKHFAHEGGTSTPFIMHWPAGIKPEKRWITEPAQLIDIMPTLIEVAEAKYPETFNGNPIPALDGISLRPVMQGEPLNRSEPIFIEHESNAFVRAGDWKLVGRGVSPAKGYQPQKWELYDLKTDRTELNNLAKRRRVIVDDLVQKWEAWAKRVGVYPK, encoded by the coding sequence ATGGTTCGGATAATCTTTGCTGCTCTGGTTGTCTGCCTGGCTACTTTCACCGCGCAGGCCGCTGACAAACCTAACATCATTCTGATCATGGTCGATGATATGGGCTTCTCGGATATCGGCTGTTATGGCGGCGAAATTGAAACGCCGAATATCGATGCACTGGCCGCTGGAGGCGTGCGGTTTTCCCAGTTTTATAATTCGGGTCGCTGCTGTCCCACGCGGGCCACGTTGATGACGGGCCTGCATCCCCATCAGACGGGAATTGGCTGGATGACCAACCCGCCCGGCGATACCCGCGGCTATTCCAAACCGCCCGCGTATCAGGGCTATCTGAACCACAACTGCGTCACCCTGGCGGAAGTGTTGAATCCGGCCGGTTATGCGACCCTGATGACGGGCAAATGGCATCTGGGCTTTAATGCAAAAGAGCGCTGGCCGCTGCAACGCGGGTTCGAAAAGTTTTTCGGCTGCGTTTCCGGGGCGACCCGGTTCTTTCACCCCGTCGCACCGCGAGGTATGACATTCGGAATTGAAGACATCGAAACCCCTCCGAGTACCACAGACCGCCGCTTCTACACCACCGATGCGTACACGGACTATGCGATTCGCTTTCTCAGCGAACATCAACAGGCAAAAGAGACGCAGAACAAACCCTTCTTTCTATACCTCGCTTACACCGCGCCGCATTGGCCTTTGCAGGCACATGAAGAGGAAATCAGGAAGTATCGCGGCAAGTACAAGATCGGCTGGGATGAACTCCGCCAACAGCGACTGGCAAAACAGAAAGCGCTGGGACTGTTGCCGGCGGGTACAAAACTGTCGCCCCGCGACACTGCGGTTCCCGCCTGGGAAACTCTGAGTGAAAAAAAACAGGATGAGATGGATCTTAAAATGGCCATCTATGCGGCGATGGTGGATCGCGTGGATCAGAACATCGGCAAACTGGTCAGCTCACTCAAGTCGAGCGGGCAGTACGAGAATACGCTGATCCTGTTTCTCTCGGACAATGGTGGCTGTGCCGAGGGGGGCGTACTGGGACGCGGCGAATTTTACGATGTGGAAATACGCAATCTCGACCACAGCAACAGCTATGGCAAAGCGTGGGCCAATGCGTCGAATACGCCGTTTCGCCTGTATAAACATTTCGCCCATGAAGGGGGCACGTCGACACCGTTCATCATGCATTGGCCGGCGGGGATTAAACCTGAGAAACGCTGGATCACAGAACCGGCGCAGCTGATTGACATTATGCCGACACTGATTGAGGTGGCAGAGGCGAAGTATCCGGAGACATTCAACGGAAATCCAATACCGGCCCTGGATGGCATTTCGCTGCGACCAGTGATGCAGGGAGAACCGCTCAACCGGAGTGAGCCGATTTTTATCGAGCACGAAAGCAATGCCTTTGTCAGAGCCGGCGACTGGAAGCTGGTAGGTCGTGGCGTTTCGCCGGCGAAAGGTTATCAGCCACAGAAGTGGGAACTCTATGATCTCAAGACGGACCGCACCGAATTGAATAACCTGGCGAAACGCAGGCGGGTGATCGTAGACGATCTGGTTCAGAAGTGGGAAGCCTGGGCAAAACGTGTGGGCGTGTATCCCAAGTGA
- a CDS encoding cation:dicarboxylate symporter family transporter, with product MGKVTLSHFKPGLTTWILTSLGLGIMCGLFFGDLCSPLKAVGDVFIGLLQMTVLPYITLSLILNLGRISIRQTRNMAFTVIVLLLILWCIGLFSVCLMSLSFPFWQKGAFFSTSIIDGPKTESLYDLFIPSNPFFSLANNAVPAVVLFSIGMGIAISGIPKRERLLEPLSVAVNALMRLNRMIVHVSPIGIFAIVSYAMGTLPFEKFGLLQAYLITFSAATLLLAVGILPMLISVCTPVRYWDALKVSQTAVIASFVLGSTFAVLPLIVEAAREILDRYHLEKDETGGSPDVLIPLVFPFPDLGRIIGLIFIPFSAWFYGASMLPEEYPRFLSLGMAGSFAKPAVTIPWLLDLMHIPHDIFQLYLAVGIYTTRLGDALRSVYLFSFAILAAASLSGTLKIQWKRFISWSLFSLCVAGVVIASIHAVLNYTFKDVYQSKALIADRQLLFPGVKEIVLKESAPNPDPIQSAETRINRIRRRGTIRLGFDAKRLPFSYFNDRGQLVGLDIDMAHRLALDLGVDIEFVPFTPQTLVSQLNQDHFDLAMSGLEGTIERATAFPVADSYMDVTLALVLPDFRKVDFLEFDKLRHSADLKIAVVANSFYDEKAHEYFPNATFVSINSEEDFFEGNASHADLLVTSAETGAAWTLLYPKFSVINPFKKNIRVPMYYLGAHDIEFEEFMEVWLELKKKEGVFDTLYKYWILGEIIDPPPPRWSIIRNVLHWVD from the coding sequence ATGGGAAAAGTTACTCTGTCACATTTTAAGCCCGGCTTGACCACTTGGATTCTAACGAGTCTGGGGCTGGGGATCATGTGCGGACTCTTTTTTGGCGACCTGTGTTCCCCCCTGAAAGCGGTCGGCGATGTCTTCATCGGTCTGCTGCAGATGACGGTTTTACCTTACATCACACTCTCGCTGATTTTAAATCTGGGCCGCATCTCAATCCGACAGACTCGCAACATGGCGTTTACTGTCATCGTGCTGCTGCTGATTCTCTGGTGTATCGGGTTGTTTAGTGTCTGCTTGATGTCGCTCTCCTTTCCCTTCTGGCAGAAAGGCGCATTCTTCAGTACCAGTATCATTGATGGACCGAAGACCGAAAGCCTCTATGACCTGTTCATCCCCTCAAATCCTTTTTTCTCACTCGCCAATAATGCGGTTCCTGCCGTCGTACTGTTTTCGATTGGTATGGGCATCGCCATCAGTGGCATTCCCAAACGCGAACGCCTGCTTGAACCCTTGTCCGTCGCCGTCAACGCTTTGATGCGGCTCAATCGTATGATCGTCCATGTTTCGCCCATCGGGATATTTGCTATCGTCTCTTATGCCATGGGCACGCTCCCCTTTGAAAAATTCGGACTGCTACAGGCTTACCTCATCACCTTTTCTGCCGCCACGCTCCTGCTGGCGGTCGGCATTCTCCCGATGCTGATCTCTGTCTGCACTCCGGTGCGCTACTGGGATGCGCTCAAAGTCTCACAGACTGCGGTCATCGCCTCGTTTGTGCTGGGCAGCACCTTTGCCGTTCTGCCTCTCATCGTCGAAGCGGCCCGCGAAATTCTGGATCGCTATCATCTGGAAAAAGATGAAACGGGAGGCTCACCTGATGTCCTCATTCCGCTCGTCTTTCCTTTTCCCGATCTGGGGCGGATTATCGGGTTGATTTTTATTCCCTTTTCCGCCTGGTTTTATGGCGCCAGTATGCTGCCCGAAGAATATCCCCGCTTCCTCTCGCTGGGAATGGCCGGTTCCTTCGCCAAGCCAGCCGTCACCATTCCCTGGCTGCTCGACCTGATGCACATTCCCCACGATATTTTCCAGCTTTATCTTGCGGTCGGCATCTACACCACCCGTCTGGGGGATGCCCTGCGTTCAGTTTACCTGTTTTCCTTCGCGATCCTCGCCGCTGCTTCGCTTTCCGGCACGCTGAAGATTCAATGGAAGCGGTTCATCTCGTGGTCGCTGTTTTCATTGTGTGTCGCGGGTGTTGTCATTGCCAGCATTCATGCGGTACTCAACTACACTTTCAAGGATGTCTACCAGTCCAAGGCACTGATCGCCGATCGCCAGCTGCTCTTTCCCGGCGTCAAAGAGATCGTACTAAAAGAATCCGCGCCCAACCCCGATCCCATTCAGTCCGCCGAAACCCGCATCAATCGCATCCGCCGCCGGGGGACCATTCGGCTGGGCTTCGACGCCAAGCGGCTTCCCTTTTCCTACTTCAATGATCGCGGACAACTGGTCGGCCTCGACATCGATATGGCCCATCGATTGGCACTCGACCTGGGAGTTGATATCGAATTCGTTCCCTTTACCCCGCAAACACTGGTCAGTCAGCTGAATCAGGATCATTTCGATCTGGCCATGTCCGGTCTGGAAGGGACGATCGAACGGGCCACCGCGTTCCCCGTTGCCGATTCTTACATGGATGTGACGCTGGCACTGGTCCTGCCTGACTTCCGCAAAGTCGATTTCCTGGAGTTCGACAAATTACGCCATTCCGCCGATCTGAAAATCGCGGTCGTCGCCAACAGTTTCTACGACGAAAAAGCCCACGAATATTTTCCCAATGCCACCTTTGTTTCCATCAATTCGGAAGAAGACTTCTTTGAAGGCAACGCCTCTCACGCCGATCTGCTGGTCACCAGTGCAGAAACGGGAGCCGCCTGGACGCTGCTCTATCCGAAATTCTCAGTGATCAATCCCTTCAAGAAAAATATTCGCGTCCCCATGTATTACCTGGGTGCCCACGACATCGAATTCGAAGAATTCATGGAAGTCTGGCTCGAACTCAAAAAGAAAGAAGGCGTCTTCGACACCCTCTACAAATACTGGATCCTCGGCGAAATCATCGACCCTCCCCCCCCACGCTGGTCCATCATCCGCAACGTCCTGCACTGGGTGGATTAA
- a CDS encoding class I SAM-dependent methyltransferase: protein MSFSITYHSQQFSFDTTPALFSPKGLDRGTEAMLSTVTFAAGERVLDLGCGCGVVGILAASIVGAENVVMTDVDADAILISQRNAERNAARSVTVLQSDGFRDHGETDFDWILSNPPYHEDFSVAKNFIMKGFNRLKIGGKLVMVTRRRLWYQKKLTSIFGGTEVHEIDGYFVFHAEKRRDSYAARKRRNR, encoded by the coding sequence ATGTCCTTTTCCATCACGTATCATAGTCAGCAGTTCAGTTTTGACACGACGCCTGCACTGTTTTCTCCCAAAGGCCTGGATCGAGGAACCGAGGCGATGCTCTCCACGGTCACTTTTGCGGCGGGTGAACGAGTGCTGGATCTGGGCTGTGGATGTGGCGTGGTGGGAATCCTGGCTGCAAGCATAGTCGGTGCGGAAAATGTCGTGATGACAGACGTCGATGCAGACGCAATACTCATCTCACAAAGGAACGCGGAACGCAATGCCGCCCGAAGCGTGACGGTTCTACAGAGCGATGGTTTTCGCGATCATGGGGAAACCGACTTCGACTGGATCCTCTCTAACCCGCCATACCATGAAGACTTTTCCGTCGCCAAGAATTTCATTATGAAGGGATTCAACCGGTTGAAGATCGGCGGAAAGCTGGTGATGGTCACACGTCGACGGCTGTGGTACCAGAAGAAACTGACCAGCATTTTCGGCGGGACCGAAGTGCATGAAATTGACGGTTACTTTGTGTTTCATGCCGAGAAACGCCGCGACAGTTATGCGGCGCGGAAGCGCCGCAACCGGTAA